One genomic region from Methanocaldococcus fervens AG86 encodes:
- a CDS encoding zinc finger domain-containing protein: protein MKYVCTSCNAEIAPREKATRFLCPNCGEVEIVRCERCRKLNNLYKCPKCGFEGP, encoded by the coding sequence ATGAAATACGTTTGCACAAGCTGCAACGCTGAGATTGCTCCAAGAGAAAAAGCAACAAGATTCCTATGTCCAAACTGTGGAGAGGTAGAGATTGTAAGATGCGAAAGATGCAGAAAATTAAACAACCTATACAAATGTCCAAAGTGTGGATTCGAAGGACCATAA
- the mfnE gene encoding [5-(aminomethyl)furan-3-yl]methyl phosphate kinase produces the protein MHPIKIGGSLTYEAEPLLKALKDYANEKNKEIVIIPGGGEFANVVRKIDKTLNISNSLSHKLAIKCMDLIGEVYAELGNIKAYDTLFDLKKEIKNEKIAILLPSKLLLSTDIAEHSWAITSDSLSLYIGRLLDVREIIIATDVDGIYDKFPEGKLLNIINANDIKGLTSVDETFPILLKKFKMNAYVVNGKYPERVIDILEGKHTLCTKIIGKE, from the coding sequence ATGCATCCAATAAAAATTGGCGGTTCTTTAACTTATGAAGCAGAGCCATTATTAAAGGCATTAAAAGATTATGCAAATGAAAAGAATAAAGAAATAGTTATCATTCCAGGAGGAGGAGAATTTGCAAATGTTGTTAGGAAGATAGATAAAACTCTAAATATCTCAAATTCTCTATCCCATAAATTGGCAATAAAATGTATGGATTTGATTGGAGAGGTTTATGCTGAACTTGGAAATATAAAAGCTTATGATACATTATTTGATTTAAAAAAAGAGATAAAAAATGAAAAAATTGCTATATTACTGCCTTCAAAACTTCTCCTCTCAACAGATATTGCCGAGCATTCTTGGGCTATTACATCAGATTCATTAAGTTTATATATTGGTAGGTTATTAGATGTTAGGGAAATTATAATAGCAACTGATGTTGATGGCATATATGACAAATTCCCAGAAGGGAAACTATTAAATATCATTAATGCAAATGACATTAAAGGTTTAACATCTGTAGATGAGACATTTCCAATTCTTTTAAAAAAATTTAAAATGAACGCTTATGTTGTTAATGGTAAATATCCTGAGAGAGTTATAGACATTTTAGAAGGAAAACACACACTATGCACAAAAATCATTGGAAAAGAATAG
- a CDS encoding M20 family metallo-hydrolase, protein MLIEEAIKLEKDLIKINSVNPSFGGKGEKEKAEYVKRKLIEYVDKYNIKNYTLKEYNTIDKYGIERPNIVFKIDFKKDRTLHIISHLDTVPEGDISLWETNPYEPVVKDGKIYGRGTEDNHKGIVSSLLLLKMIFENNIEPKYNLSLIFVSDEEDGSEYGLKYLLNFEDEIFKKDDLIIVPDFGTPTGEYIEIGEKGILWIKFNIKGRQCHGSTPENGLNANIVAFNFVNELYNNLYERFNEINPIFLPEYSTFEPTILKNKVENPNTIPGYVEVVFDCRVLPTYTIDEILKFIDDFIKNFDFKKYIKHYNRSVKVEITYDILKSENPNYSSENSEVVKELKKAIKKVLNREAKLCGMGGGTVAAFLRCKGYDVAVWGIGEETAHQPNEHIKVEDLVKMAEVFYEILKQ, encoded by the coding sequence ATGCTGATAGAGGAAGCTATAAAGTTGGAGAAAGATTTAATAAAAATAAATTCAGTAAATCCTTCATTTGGAGGAAAAGGAGAAAAAGAAAAGGCAGAATATGTTAAGAGAAAGTTAATTGAGTATGTTGATAAATACAATATAAAAAATTACACTCTAAAAGAATACAACACTATAGACAAATATGGCATTGAAAGACCAAACATTGTATTTAAAATAGATTTTAAAAAAGACAGAACATTACATATTATTTCTCATTTGGACACTGTTCCAGAAGGGGATATCAGCTTATGGGAAACAAATCCTTATGAGCCTGTTGTTAAGGATGGGAAAATCTATGGAAGAGGGACTGAAGATAACCACAAAGGGATAGTTTCCTCCCTACTTTTACTAAAGATGATTTTTGAAAACAACATTGAACCAAAATACAATTTATCATTAATTTTTGTGTCTGATGAAGAAGATGGAAGTGAGTATGGTTTAAAGTATTTGTTAAATTTTGAGGATGAGATATTTAAGAAGGATGATTTGATTATAGTTCCAGACTTTGGAACACCTACTGGTGAATACATAGAGATTGGAGAGAAGGGTATTTTATGGATAAAATTCAACATTAAAGGGAGGCAGTGTCATGGAAGCACACCAGAAAATGGGCTGAATGCCAATATAGTAGCTTTTAACTTTGTAAATGAGCTTTACAATAATTTATATGAGCGATTTAATGAAATTAATCCAATATTTCTGCCAGAGTATTCAACCTTTGAACCAACAATATTAAAAAATAAGGTTGAAAACCCAAATACAATTCCGGGATATGTTGAGGTTGTTTTTGACTGCAGAGTTTTGCCAACTTATACAATAGATGAAATTTTAAAGTTTATAGATGATTTTATAAAAAACTTTGACTTTAAAAAATATATAAAGCATTATAACAGATCAGTAAAGGTAGAGATAACTTACGATATATTAAAATCTGAAAATCCAAATTATAGCAGTGAAAACTCTGAAGTTGTTAAAGAGTTAAAAAAAGCAATAAAAAAGGTTTTAAATAGAGAGGCAAAGCTCTGCGGTATGGGTGGGGGAACTGTTGCGGCATTTTTGAGATGTAAGGGATATGATGTAGCGGTTTGGGGTATTGGAGAAGAAACAGCCCACCAACCTAATGAACATATTAAAGTAGAAGATTTAGTTAAGATGGCTGAAGTGTTTTATGAAATTTTGAAACAGTGA
- a CDS encoding SLC13 family permease, translated as MENYTTLFYLMVIVNVLRDLKFLDYVSLKILKYSKRTFITLIALTFILSMLITNDVALFVIVPLTLILFRYIGADKKDLEKLIIFEGISANIGSAMTPIGNPQNLFLFHFYDIGVVDFIINMIPFEILGILVIFPFLEFKKYDAKINTNIEFKKEWIFYILTFILVLLCIFGFLNFIWLFPLILAILIYRKVKVDYLFLLTFVFLFIDIEGFKRIGIADIFLIKCDDIMLMIYSSLLSQIISNVPATILLSNLYENWLPIAYGVNAGGNGSLIASFANLITLRLSDKKVSVVRFLLIGMTIYIMHLTALATYLFLI; from the coding sequence GTGGAAAACTATACTACTTTGTTTTATTTAATGGTTATTGTAAATGTCTTAAGAGATTTGAAGTTTTTAGATTACGTCTCTTTAAAAATCTTAAAATATTCAAAAAGAACATTTATCACTTTAATAGCTTTAACTTTTATTTTATCAATGTTGATAACAAATGACGTTGCCCTATTCGTTATAGTTCCTCTTACATTAATATTATTTAGGTATATAGGGGCTGATAAAAAAGACCTTGAAAAGCTTATAATCTTTGAAGGGATATCTGCAAATATTGGAAGTGCCATGACACCAATTGGCAATCCTCAAAATCTATTTTTGTTTCATTTTTATGATATTGGAGTGGTAGATTTTATAATCAATATGATTCCATTTGAAATTTTAGGGATTTTGGTTATTTTTCCGTTTTTAGAATTTAAAAAATATGATGCTAAGATAAACACAAATATTGAGTTTAAAAAGGAATGGATATTTTATATATTAACCTTTATTTTAGTTTTGTTATGCATTTTTGGATTTTTGAATTTCATATGGCTTTTTCCATTAATATTGGCTATTTTGATTTATAGGAAAGTTAAAGTAGATTATCTATTTTTATTAACTTTTGTCTTTCTTTTTATTGACATTGAAGGATTTAAAAGGATTGGAATTGCTGATATCTTTTTAATAAAATGTGACGATATTATGTTAATGATTTACTCTTCTCTGCTCTCTCAAATAATTTCCAATGTGCCAGCGACTATACTACTCTCAAACCTCTATGAAAATTGGCTACCAATAGCCTATGGAGTAAATGCTGGCGGTAATGGGAGTTTGATAGCTTCATTCGCCAATTTGATAACACTGAGATTATCTGATAAAAAAGTGAGTGTAGTAAGGTTTTTATTGATTGGAATGACAATATACATAATGCACCTAACTGCTTTAGCTACATACCTTTTCTTAATTTAA
- a CDS encoding DUF1847 domain-containing protein, whose translation MKCSKCIKKLCYVGKNCREDIKEKIMDEYKKEENLKIAKVSSYIEGAYYMRKTRLEEIIEFCKLMDYKKIGIAFCIGLENEAKILDNILSKYFEVYSVCCKVCGIDKDVFELKKIHEGEKEAMCNPIGQAEILNEIRTDLNIIVGLCIGHDILFQKYSKAPTTTFIVKDRVLAHNTAGAIYSKYYLKNC comes from the coding sequence ATGAAATGCTCCAAATGTATTAAAAAACTTTGCTATGTAGGAAAAAACTGCAGAGAAGATATAAAAGAAAAAATTATGGATGAATATAAAAAAGAAGAAAATTTAAAGATTGCTAAGGTTTCATCATATATTGAAGGAGCATATTATATGAGAAAGACGAGATTGGAGGAGATTATAGAGTTCTGCAAACTTATGGATTATAAAAAAATTGGCATTGCCTTTTGCATTGGTTTAGAAAATGAGGCGAAAATATTGGATAATATCTTATCAAAATATTTTGAAGTTTATTCTGTCTGCTGCAAAGTTTGCGGTATTGACAAAGATGTTTTTGAACTAAAGAAAATTCATGAAGGAGAAAAAGAGGCTATGTGTAATCCTATTGGACAGGCGGAAATTTTAAATGAGATTAGAACTGATTTAAATATTATTGTTGGCTTATGCATTGGGCATGATATACTATTTCAAAAATATTCAAAAGCTCCAACAACCACGTTTATCGTTAAAGATAGAGTTTTAGCCCACAACACAGCTGGAGCAATTTATAGCAAATACTATTTAAAAAACTGTTAG
- the mtnA gene encoding S-methyl-5-thioribose-1-phosphate isomerase, producing MAKDLRPIIWDDDKKELILIDQRKLPNKLEYFICKTYEDVAFAIKDMVVRGAPAIGVSAAYGLALAEIRGDDIYKAYEVLKNTRPTAVNLFWALDRCLEAYKNGKSILEEAKEIHNEDVETCKKIGMIGEKLIEDGDTILTHCNAGALATSAYGTALSVIRFAFYNGKKIKVIADETRPRLQGAKLTAFELSYEGIPVKVITDNTAGFLMQKGEIDKIIVGADRILADGTVYNKIGTYSLAVLAKYHGIPFYVAAPLSTFDLKSKEEDVIIEERDEKEVAYIDGVRIVPENVGCYNYAFDKTPPELITAIITEKGIVKPNKDDILKLFSK from the coding sequence ATGGCAAAAGATTTAAGACCAATAATATGGGATGATGATAAGAAAGAGTTAATTTTAATTGATCAGAGGAAGTTGCCAAACAAATTGGAATATTTTATTTGCAAAACTTATGAGGATGTTGCATTTGCAATAAAGGACATGGTTGTCAGAGGAGCTCCAGCCATTGGAGTTTCTGCAGCTTATGGATTGGCTTTAGCTGAAATTAGGGGAGATGATATTTATAAAGCCTATGAAGTTTTAAAAAATACACGACCTACAGCTGTCAATCTATTCTGGGCATTGGATAGATGTTTAGAAGCTTATAAAAATGGAAAATCAATATTAGAGGAGGCAAAAGAAATTCATAATGAAGATGTAGAGACATGTAAAAAAATTGGAATGATCGGAGAAAAGCTTATTGAAGATGGAGACACTATACTAACTCATTGCAACGCTGGAGCTTTGGCAACCTCTGCCTATGGAACAGCTTTGAGCGTTATTAGGTTTGCGTTCTACAATGGCAAAAAGATTAAAGTTATAGCTGATGAGACAAGACCAAGATTACAAGGGGCTAAATTAACAGCCTTTGAGTTGAGTTACGAGGGTATTCCTGTTAAGGTTATAACAGATAATACTGCTGGATTTTTGATGCAGAAAGGCGAGATTGACAAAATTATTGTTGGAGCAGATAGGATTTTAGCAGATGGAACCGTCTATAATAAAATTGGAACTTACAGCTTAGCAGTTTTAGCTAAATACCATGGAATTCCATTTTATGTTGCCGCTCCATTATCAACCTTTGACTTAAAAAGTAAGGAAGAGGATGTTATTATAGAGGAAAGGGATGAAAAGGAAGTAGCTTATATAGATGGTGTTAGAATAGTGCCAGAGAACGTTGGCTGCTACAACTATGCATTTGACAAAACACCGCCTGAATTAATAACAGCAATTATAACTGAAAAGGGAATTGTAAAACCAAATAAAGATGATATACTAAAGCTTTTTAGCAAATAA
- a CDS encoding DUF2067 family protein, which produces MRKIISSKVSCDEELLELCERLSRMNIDCTIESKGDHIKIYVFGYDKDSLNENYRAVMNLMDKVRRKYRKDKEGLYEYSLSELKYPVNKNLVIDALKTLGYKVIYLEDENAIKTDVDINKFNEILKELHELYQELRFSNLGSKPVKNLVVLVSYITKKPVDEVIEEALEKGFFREEEGKIVLNKDINLAKKVLLEGENGDKDIGEER; this is translated from the coding sequence ATGAGAAAGATTATTTCTTCAAAGGTTAGTTGCGATGAAGAACTTTTAGAGCTTTGTGAGAGATTATCAAGGATGAACATTGACTGCACGATAGAATCAAAAGGAGACCATATAAAGATATATGTATTTGGTTATGATAAAGACTCATTAAACGAAAATTATAGGGCGGTTATGAACTTAATGGATAAAGTTAGAAGGAAGTATAGGAAAGATAAAGAAGGATTGTATGAATACTCATTATCGGAGCTTAAATACCCAGTTAATAAAAACTTGGTTATTGATGCATTAAAAACCTTGGGATATAAAGTTATATACCTAGAGGATGAAAATGCTATAAAAACAGATGTGGATATTAATAAATTCAATGAAATATTAAAAGAGCTTCATGAATTGTATCAAGAGTTGAGATTTTCAAATCTCGGTTCAAAACCTGTTAAAAACTTAGTGGTTTTAGTTTCTTACATAACGAAAAAACCAGTTGATGAAGTTATTGAAGAAGCTTTAGAAAAAGGATTCTTTAGAGAAGAAGAAGGAAAAATCGTATTAAACAAAGATATAAACTTAGCTAAAAAAGTTTTATTGGAGGGAGAAAATGGAGATAAAGATATTGGAGAGGAAAGATAA
- a CDS encoding DNA-directed RNA polymerase subunit L has protein sequence MEIKILERKDNLIEVELINEDHSLPNLLKDILLTKEGVKMASYSIDHPLLHPETGRYISNPKITVITEEGTDPLEVLKEGLRDIIEMCNTLLDELKKNK, from the coding sequence ATGGAGATAAAGATATTGGAGAGGAAAGATAACTTAATAGAAGTTGAGTTAATTAATGAAGACCATTCACTTCCAAATTTATTGAAAGATATTCTATTAACAAAAGAAGGAGTGAAGATGGCTTCATATTCAATAGACCATCCTTTATTACACCCAGAAACTGGAAGATACATATCAAACCCAAAAATAACAGTAATAACTGAAGAAGGAACAGATCCTTTAGAGGTTTTAAAAGAGGGGTTGAGGGATATTATTGAAATGTGCAACACTTTATTAGATGAATTGAAGAAAAATAAATAA
- a CDS encoding 50S ribosomal protein L1 codes for MDREALLQAVKEARELAKPRNFTQSFEFIATLKEIDMRKPENRIKAEVVLPHGRGKEAKIAVIGTGDLAKQAEDLGLTVIRKEEIEELGKDKRKLRKIANAHDFFIAQADLMPLIGRYMGVILGPRGKMPKPVPANANIAPLVERLKKTVVINTRDKPYFQVLVGNEKMTDEQIVDNIEAVLNVVAKKYEKGLYHLKDAYVKLTMGPAVKVKKEKEKKR; via the coding sequence ATGGACAGAGAAGCACTGTTGCAAGCGGTGAAGGAGGCTCGCGAACTCGCGAAGCCGAGGAACTTCACACAGTCATTTGAATTTATAGCAACCCTCAAAGAGATTGACATGAGGAAGCCAGAGAACAGAATTAAAGCAGAGGTAGTGCTTCCTCATGGAAGAGGGAAAGAAGCTAAAATAGCTGTTATTGGAACTGGTGATTTAGCTAAACAGGCAGAAGATTTAGGATTAACAGTTATTAGAAAAGAAGAAATTGAAGAATTGGGTAAAGATAAAAGAAAATTAAGAAAAATAGCTAACGCTCATGACTTCTTTATAGCTCAAGCTGACTTAATGCCATTAATTGGTAGATATATGGGGGTCATCTTAGGTCCAAGAGGTAAGATGCCAAAACCAGTCCCAGCTAACGCAAACATAGCTCCATTAGTGGAGAGGTTAAAAAAGACTGTTGTTATAAACACAAGGGACAAGCCATACTTCCAAGTATTAGTTGGAAATGAAAAGATGACTGATGAACAGATAGTTGATAACATAGAGGCAGTTTTAAACGTTGTAGCTAAGAAGTATGAAAAAGGTCTCTACCACTTGAAAGATGCTTATGTTAAATTAACCATGGGTCCAGCTGTAAAAGTTAAAAAAGAGAAGGAAAAGAAAAGATAA
- a CDS encoding 50S ribosomal protein L10 gives METKVKAHVAPWKIEEVKTLKGLIKSKPVVAIVDMMDVPAPQLQEIRDKIRDKVTLRMSRNTLIIRALKEAAEELNDPKLAELANYVERGAAILVTDMNPFKLYKMLEENKSPAPVRGGQIAPCDIKVEKGSTGMPPGPFLGELKSVGIPAAIEKGKIAIKEDKVVVKKGEVVSPKLAAVLDRLGIKPIKVGLNVLAVYEDGIIYTPDVLKIDEDKLLADIQSAYQKAFNLAFNTAYPAKDVLPFLIQKAFVEARALSVETAFITKETAGDILAKAQAQALALASKLPDEALDEDVKAKVSSVEASAAPAVEEKKEEEKKEEEKKEEDTGAAGLALLF, from the coding sequence ATGGAAACAAAAGTAAAAGCTCACGTAGCCCCATGGAAGATTGAGGAAGTTAAAACACTGAAGGGGCTTATTAAAAGTAAGCCTGTAGTAGCTATTGTAGATATGATGGATGTTCCTGCCCCTCAATTGCAGGAAATTAGGGACAAAATTAGGGACAAAGTTACATTAAGAATGTCAAGAAACACATTAATTATAAGAGCTTTAAAAGAAGCTGCAGAAGAATTGAACGACCCAAAATTAGCTGAGTTAGCAAACTACGTTGAGAGAGGGGCAGCTATATTAGTTACAGACATGAACCCATTCAAGTTATACAAGATGTTAGAGGAAAACAAAAGTCCTGCCCCTGTAAGAGGAGGACAAATAGCTCCTTGCGATATTAAAGTTGAGAAAGGTTCAACTGGAATGCCTCCAGGACCTTTCTTAGGAGAGCTTAAAAGTGTTGGTATTCCAGCAGCTATAGAAAAAGGTAAAATTGCAATTAAAGAAGATAAAGTTGTTGTTAAAAAAGGAGAAGTTGTTTCACCAAAATTAGCTGCTGTATTGGATAGATTAGGAATCAAACCAATAAAAGTTGGTTTAAACGTTTTAGCTGTTTATGAAGATGGTATTATCTACACACCTGATGTCTTAAAAATTGATGAAGATAAATTATTAGCAGACATTCAATCAGCATATCAAAAAGCATTTAACTTGGCATTCAACACAGCATACCCAGCAAAAGACGTATTGCCATTCTTGATACAGAAGGCATTCGTAGAGGCAAGAGCTTTATCAGTAGAAACAGCATTCATAACAAAAGAAACTGCTGGAGATATATTAGCAAAAGCTCAGGCTCAAGCATTAGCATTAGCTTCAAAATTGCCTGACGAAGCTTTAGATGAGGATGTTAAAGCTAAAGTATCATCAGTAGAGGCCTCAGCTGCTCCAGCTGTTGAGGAGAAGAAAGAAGAAGAGAAAAAAGAGGAAGAGAAGAAAGAAGAAGATACAGGAGCTGCTGGATTAGCTCTATTGTTCTAA
- the rpl12p gene encoding 50S ribosomal protein P1: MEYIYAALLLHSAGKEITEDAVKAVLSAAGIEVDEARVKALVAGLEGVDIEEAIANAAMPVAAAPAAAAPAAAAEEKKEEEKKEEKKEEDTAAVAGLAALFG, encoded by the coding sequence ATGGAATACATATACGCAGCTTTATTATTACACAGTGCAGGAAAAGAGATTACAGAAGACGCTGTTAAAGCAGTTTTATCAGCAGCAGGAATAGAAGTTGATGAGGCAAGAGTTAAAGCATTAGTTGCTGGATTAGAAGGAGTCGACATCGAAGAAGCTATCGCAAACGCTGCAATGCCAGTTGCAGCTGCTCCAGCTGCTGCAGCTCCAGCAGCTGCTGCTGAAGAGAAGAAAGAAGAAGAGAAGAAAGAAGAGAAAAAAGAAGAAGATACAGCTGCAGTTGCAGGATTGGCAGCTTTATTCGGATAA
- a CDS encoding TATA-box-binding protein: MEPEIKIVNVVVSTKIGDNIDLEEVAMILENAEYEPEQFPGLVCRLSVPKVALLIFRSGKVNCTGAKSKEEAEIAIKKIIKELKDAGIDVIENPEIKIQNMVATADLGIEPNLDDIALMVEGTEYEPEQFPGLVYRLDDPKVVVLIFGSGKVVITGLKSEEDAKRALKKILDTIREVQEL; this comes from the coding sequence ATGGAACCTGAAATTAAGATTGTTAATGTTGTTGTCTCAACAAAAATCGGAGATAATATTGATTTAGAAGAGGTTGCTATGATTTTAGAAAATGCAGAATATGAGCCAGAACAATTTCCTGGGTTGGTTTGCAGATTATCAGTTCCAAAAGTCGCTTTATTAATATTTAGAAGTGGTAAGGTAAATTGTACAGGAGCTAAGAGTAAAGAAGAGGCTGAAATAGCAATTAAAAAGATTATAAAAGAATTAAAAGATGCTGGAATTGATGTCATTGAAAATCCTGAGATCAAAATCCAAAATATGGTCGCAACAGCAGATTTAGGAATTGAACCAAACTTGGATGACATTGCGCTGATGGTTGAAGGAACTGAATATGAACCAGAACAGTTTCCAGGGCTTGTTTATAGATTGGATGATCCAAAGGTTGTTGTTTTAATTTTTGGCAGTGGTAAAGTTGTTATTACTGGTTTAAAGAGCGAAGAGGATGCAAAAAGAGCATTAAAGAAGATTTTAGACACAATAAGAGAAGTTCAAGAACTTTAA
- the hisH gene encoding imidazole glycerol phosphate synthase subunit HisH has protein sequence MIGIIDYNAGNLRSIQKAVELYDKAVIINNSEELLACDKIILPGVGNFGSAMENLSKLKGTIYKIVDDKVPFLGICLGMQILFEESEEKKGIEGLGIIKGNVVKFKDVEKLPHMGWNNVKIIKDCPLFEGIKDNSYFYFVHSYHVNPSEDCVVGITEYGREFPSVINKGNVYATQFHPEKSGKIGLKMIENFVELL, from the coding sequence ATGATTGGTATCATTGATTATAACGCAGGGAATTTAAGAAGTATCCAAAAGGCTGTAGAACTTTATGATAAGGCAGTGATAATAAACAACAGTGAAGAGTTGTTAGCTTGTGATAAAATAATTCTGCCAGGTGTGGGGAATTTTGGTAGTGCAATGGAAAACCTATCAAAACTAAAAGGGACAATATACAAAATTGTTGATGATAAAGTTCCTTTCTTAGGGATATGCCTAGGGATGCAAATATTGTTTGAAGAAAGTGAAGAGAAAAAAGGAATTGAAGGTTTAGGAATAATAAAAGGAAATGTAGTTAAATTTAAGGATGTTGAAAAACTTCCACACATGGGATGGAACAACGTAAAAATAATCAAAGACTGCCCATTGTTTGAAGGGATAAAAGATAATAGCTACTTTTACTTTGTTCACTCATACCATGTAAATCCTTCTGAAGACTGTGTAGTTGGCATAACAGAATACGGCAGAGAGTTTCCAAGCGTTATAAATAAAGGCAATGTCTATGCCACACAATTTCATCCAGAAAAAAGTGGAAAAATTGGACTAAAGATGATTGAAAACTTTGTTGAATTGCTGTAA
- a CDS encoding DUF2334 domain-containing protein, translating into MKQKPIILIHDVSPVYFEELKKITKVIDKYHYQNMTYLFLIVNHANEHNLKNYPEFVDYLHKLEREGYHIEFHAYNHVGNEFDCNKTTAKEKLNKSFEILEECGFKTKDIDYFIPPRYKISEDAKKVFLQKNITIIFKNKMITNKNGSVSDIEITNKEYTWYLQKSLVSSAKKSVIIDYNLSIKEKKLFFLSIHPKAVNYGGGLEFLDEFLNETSKN; encoded by the coding sequence GTGAAACAAAAGCCAATAATTTTAATTCATGATGTCTCTCCAGTTTATTTTGAAGAATTAAAGAAAATAACAAAAGTTATTGACAAATATCATTATCAAAATATGACATATCTCTTTTTAATTGTTAATCATGCAAATGAACACAATCTAAAAAACTATCCTGAGTTTGTCGATTATCTCCACAAGTTGGAGAGAGAAGGCTATCACATAGAATTCCATGCATACAATCATGTGGGAAACGAGTTTGACTGTAATAAAACCACTGCAAAAGAAAAATTGAATAAATCGTTTGAAATTTTAGAAGAATGTGGATTCAAAACAAAAGATATAGATTATTTTATCCCTCCAAGATACAAAATATCTGAAGATGCTAAAAAGGTATTTTTACAAAAAAATATAACGATAATCTTTAAAAATAAAATGATAACAAATAAAAATGGAAGTGTATCAGATATTGAGATTACAAATAAAGAATATACTTGGTATCTCCAAAAATCATTGGTAAGTTCTGCTAAAAAATCAGTGATAATTGACTACAATCTATCCATAAAAGAAAAAAAGCTGTTTTTTCTTTCAATTCATCCAAAGGCAGTTAATTACGGTGGTGGATTGGAGTTTTTAGATGAATTTTTAAATGAAACGTCAAAAAATTAA
- a CDS encoding pyruvate kinase alpha/beta domain-containing protein, translated as MKLFEYPGAQNTEETLKIAVERAKKGDIKSIVVASSTGETAKKLLDLLEKEGLNLNVVVVTYHQGFYGEDIISMDKEVEEELKKRGAKVFRGSHALSGVERGISNKLGGYGPVQVIAETLRTFGQGVKVCYEITVMACDAGLIKAKEEVIAIGGTSKGADTAMVIKPANMNTFFNIEAREILCMPRIKKKVNEDEE; from the coding sequence GAAATTGTTTGAATATCCTGGAGCTCAAAATACTGAAGAGACATTGAAAATAGCTGTAGAGAGGGCTAAAAAAGGAGATATAAAAAGTATAGTTGTTGCATCATCCACAGGAGAGACTGCTAAAAAATTACTTGATTTGTTGGAAAAAGAAGGTTTAAATTTAAATGTTGTTGTTGTCACATACCACCAGGGATTCTATGGAGAGGATATAATTTCAATGGACAAAGAGGTTGAGGAGGAGTTAAAAAAGAGGGGAGCAAAGGTATTTAGGGGAAGTCATGCTTTAAGCGGAGTTGAGAGAGGAATATCAAATAAATTAGGAGGTTATGGACCGGTTCAAGTTATAGCAGAAACTTTGAGAACTTTTGGACAGGGAGTTAAGGTTTGTTATGAAATAACAGTTATGGCATGTGACGCAGGTTTAATAAAGGCAAAAGAAGAGGTTATAGCTATTGGAGGAACTTCAAAAGGAGCTGATACAGCAATGGTCATAAAACCTGCAAACATGAATACCTTCTTTAATATAGAGGCAAGAGAGATTTTATGCATGCCAAGAATAAAAAAGAAAGTGAATGAAGATGAAGAGTAA